The Syngnathus typhle isolate RoL2023-S1 ecotype Sweden linkage group LG3, RoL_Styp_1.0, whole genome shotgun sequence genome window below encodes:
- the LOC133151863 gene encoding multidrug and toxin extrusion protein 1-like, protein MVSVTGITVGSGLSLTCDTLIPQTIGSGNPTRVGLILQRGVLIIILACFPCWAVLIYTETFLLAVKQSHEVASLAQAYVNIVMASLPAAFMYQLLGRYLQNQGIIWPQVVTGVIGNILNAFINYVFLHLLQLGVPGSAGANLMSQYFLSITLLAYIWRKGLPNWEGWSRECLEEWGPFVKLAMPSMLMFCLEWWAFEVGGCLAGMISEVELGAQSAVYHLTLVPLVFPIGMATAASVNVGKALVAGNSVQAKLSCKVSIICTSAFALCVGLSLTLSGNAVGYIFTTDPNILKRTADVMVVFWVMHLAHAIATVSGGVFRGVGKQKVGAVSNLVGHYFIGFPIGVSLLFKTQLGVVGLWTGLTICVVLQAISFVTYLCRLDWRKAADDAQRKAGVRDNVEDTVEMVDCEPE, encoded by the exons ATGGTTAGTGTGACTGGCATTACCGTTGGGAGTGGCTTGTCATTGACTTGTGACACCCTTATACCTCAG ACCATTGGAAGTGGAAACCCGACGCGCGTGGGGCTGATCCTTCAGAGAGGGGTTCTGATTATCATTCTGGCGTGTTTCCCCTGCTGGGCTGTTCTCATCTATACTGAAACCTTTTTACTTGCCGTTAAACAGAGCCATGAGGTTGCCAG TCTGGCACAAGCGTATGTGAACATCGTCATGGCTTCTCTGCCA GCGGCATTTATGTACCAGCTGCTGGGAAGATATCTTCAGAACCAG gGAATTATTTGGCCTCAAGTCGTAACCGGTGTAATTGGAAACATTTTAAACGCATTCATCAATTATGTTTTCCTCCATCTTCTGCAACTGGGAGTTCC tgGGTCTGCCGGAGCAAATTTAATGTCACAGTATTTTCTTTCCATCACCCTACTGGCCTATATTTGGCGGAAGGGGTTACCCAATTGGGAAG GCTGGTCACGTGAGTGTCTCGAGGAGTGGGGACCCTTTGTCAAGCTGGCCATGCCAAGCATGCTCATGTTTTGCCTTGAGTGGTGGGCATTTGAAGTGGGAGGATGTCTTGCTGGCATGATTAGTGAAGTTGAGTTGGGAGCTCAATCTGCGGTCTATCACCTGACTCTTGTGCCTTTGGTG ttccccaTTGGAATGGCAACTGCAGCTAGTGTCAATGTAGGGAAGGCTCTTGTTGCAGGAAACAGTGTGCAAGCCAAGTTGTCTTGTAAAGTTTCCATCATCTGTACAT CTGCATTCGCCCTTTGTGTTGGACTTAGCCTTACACTATCCGGAAATGCAGTTGGCTACATTTTCACCACAGATCC aaacattttaaagaGGACTGCTGATGTCATGGTTGTTTTTTGGGTCATGCATCTTGCTCATGCTATTGCG ACTGTGAGTGGAGGTGTTTTTCgaggagttggaaaacaaaaggTCGGTGCTGTGTCCAACCTGGTTGGACACTACTTCATTGGCTTTCCAATAGGTGTGTCTTTATTGTTTAAGACACAATTGGGCGTTGTAG GACTTTGGACTGGTCTTACGATCTGTGTGGTACTGCAGGCCATTTCCTTCGTGACATATTTGTGCCGTCTTGATTGGAGAAAGGCTGCCGATGAT GCTCAAAGGAAAGCAGGTGTTCGGGACAATGTTGAAGACACTGTGGAAATGGTAGACTGCGAGCCAG